In Bradyrhizobium lablabi, one DNA window encodes the following:
- a CDS encoding NAD(P)/FAD-dependent oxidoreductase: MSNFFGRRAVVVGGGIGGLSAAGALAPYFEQVDVLERDRLAAYAESRPGTAQDRHTHGLLAGGLKALGEIFPGFERDLAEAGAVSVGVAQDIRYERADVGALPRRDFGLSILCASRPFIEFVLRRRAMAVANIALRAGCRVTEIVPAHEAAHGVRFDSGSGPSETLEADLVVDASGRGATTLELLDTLGWERPQVTEIGIDLTYTTAVVRIPADAMPDWKLVITLPNPPALGLYAVLVPLEGGRWIVTIADRGSIPRLDNWGSFHAALPQLLTPTIYDALRRAEPLDGIRHYGFPASVWRHFERLPRLPRGALPIADALCRFNPIYGQGMSAAAKQARLLQTVLGLAAAEPDPLLAAQAGFMAGVEAVLQTPWSMSTSADLAFPDTRGERPEDFEKSRQFEAALFRAVVADPVVHRAMIEVGQLLQPHDLLHEPHIKERIDAVSAKAFA; this comes from the coding sequence ATGAGCAATTTCTTCGGTCGTCGCGCGGTGGTGGTCGGTGGCGGCATCGGCGGTCTGTCGGCAGCGGGTGCCTTGGCGCCTTATTTCGAGCAGGTCGACGTCCTTGAGCGCGACCGTCTCGCGGCATATGCCGAATCGCGGCCCGGTACCGCCCAGGATCGGCACACCCACGGCCTACTAGCCGGTGGCCTCAAGGCACTCGGTGAGATTTTCCCGGGCTTCGAGCGCGATCTTGCCGAAGCTGGGGCTGTCTCCGTGGGGGTCGCACAGGACATCCGTTACGAGCGGGCGGATGTTGGCGCGCTGCCGAGGCGGGATTTCGGCCTGTCGATCCTCTGTGCGTCGAGACCGTTTATCGAGTTCGTGCTGCGACGTCGGGCCATGGCGGTCGCTAATATCGCGCTGCGAGCGGGGTGCCGGGTAACCGAGATTGTACCAGCTCATGAAGCCGCGCACGGTGTCCGATTTGACTCTGGGTCGGGACCATCGGAGACGCTGGAAGCCGATCTGGTGGTAGACGCGTCGGGTCGTGGGGCAACGACATTGGAGTTGCTGGACACGCTCGGCTGGGAACGGCCGCAGGTGACCGAAATCGGGATTGATCTCACTTACACAACCGCTGTGGTGCGGATTCCTGCTGATGCGATGCCGGACTGGAAGCTGGTGATTACGCTGCCGAACCCACCAGCCTTGGGGCTGTACGCCGTGTTAGTGCCGTTAGAGGGCGGTCGCTGGATCGTCACGATCGCCGACCGCGGCTCAATTCCGCGGCTGGACAATTGGGGCAGTTTCCACGCCGCGCTCCCCCAACTGCTCACGCCAACAATATACGATGCGCTGCGTCGCGCTGAGCCGCTGGACGGCATCCGGCACTACGGCTTTCCCGCGAGTGTTTGGCGGCACTTCGAACGCCTGCCCCGCTTGCCCCGCGGGGCGCTGCCGATCGCCGATGCGCTTTGCCGGTTCAACCCGATCTACGGTCAGGGCATGTCGGCCGCTGCCAAGCAGGCCCGATTGCTGCAGACCGTGTTGGGACTGGCCGCGGCCGAACCGGATCCGCTTCTTGCGGCACAGGCCGGTTTCATGGCCGGGGTCGAAGCTGTGCTGCAGACGCCCTGGAGCATGTCCACGAGCGCCGACCTCGCTTTTCCCGACACGCGCGGCGAACGGCCGGAGGATTTTGAGAAAAGCCGACAGTTCGAGGCCGCTCTGTTCCGTGCGGTGGTCGCTGACCCGGTCGTCCATCGCGCCATGATAGAAGTCGGCCAGCTTCTGCAACCCCACGACCTATTGCACGAACCGCATATCAAGGAACGGATCGATGCGGTCTCCGCCAAAGCCTTCGCGTGA
- a CDS encoding peptidoglycan-binding protein, which yields MTDLATLKTLNEQRWANAKLTPGRTPEFKAPAQKAVTNKARYQSIESRTGVSWIFIAVSHYRESSQNFNKSLAQGDPWNKVSTHVPTGRGPFASFEDAAIDALVNCAPHAARSTDWSIGGMLTLLERYNGMSYANANRPSPYIWSGTDQYKIGKVLVDHGPIEEVVDKQLGCAGLIMTMMKLDPAITFGASPAPGAPAQTFDATWLQNSLNALGATPPLLVDGTFGAATRTALRAFQKSKDGLTANGIANVDTVATIKDALAAAPGA from the coding sequence ATGACCGACCTTGCGACGTTGAAGACTTTGAATGAACAGCGCTGGGCAAATGCCAAGCTTACGCCCGGACGTACGCCGGAGTTTAAGGCGCCGGCTCAGAAAGCCGTCACCAACAAAGCAAGATACCAGTCCATCGAAAGTCGAACCGGCGTCAGCTGGATTTTCATCGCGGTCTCGCATTACCGTGAATCGTCGCAGAATTTCAACAAGAGCCTGGCGCAAGGCGACCCCTGGAACAAGGTCTCAACGCATGTGCCTACCGGACGGGGGCCGTTCGCGAGCTTTGAAGATGCCGCTATAGACGCGCTGGTGAACTGCGCTCCACATGCGGCGCGAAGCACGGATTGGTCGATCGGGGGGATGCTCACGCTGCTGGAGCGATACAACGGCATGTCCTATGCCAACGCCAATAGGCCAAGCCCCTACATTTGGTCCGGCACCGACCAGTACAAGATCGGCAAGGTGTTGGTCGATCACGGACCGATCGAGGAGGTGGTCGACAAACAGCTCGGTTGCGCCGGCCTGATCATGACGATGATGAAGCTCGATCCCGCCATCACGTTCGGTGCCTCTCCGGCACCCGGCGCACCGGCGCAGACTTTTGACGCGACCTGGCTCCAGAACTCTCTCAATGCGCTCGGGGCAACGCCGCCTCTGTTGGTCGATGGTACTTTCGGCGCCGCCACAAGGACGGCGCTGCGCGCATTTCAAAAAAGCAAGGACGGATTGACCGCAAATGGCATCGCGAACGTGGACACGGTTGCCACGATAAAGGACGCGCTCGCGGCAGCCCCCGGCGCATGA
- a CDS encoding acyl-CoA desaturase codes for MNLAPGSERIIASDETDPVAGDVRWSPVKSLWIGTMTVLAVVLGPPLFSWNAFILFLVTGAVTLCFGHSVGMHRRLIHSSFECPLWVEQTCVYLGTLVGMAGPYGMIRLHDFRDWAQRQSACHDYSCHRAGFWRDAWWQMHCKLVLRHPPEFRLESRLADSRLYAFVERTWMWQQLPWAALFFAIGGWSWLVWGICVRVSVSVTGHWLIGHFAHRQGSQSWIIEGAAAQGYNVGLAGLISMGEAWHNNHHAFPGSAKMGLFPGQIDLGWWLIKALEALGLATRVKTPDDLPIRPGLRRLLDPSV; via the coding sequence ATGAACCTGGCGCCCGGTTCGGAGCGCATCATTGCGAGCGACGAAACGGATCCCGTGGCAGGCGATGTGCGCTGGTCCCCTGTAAAATCGCTTTGGATTGGAACGATGACCGTGCTCGCGGTCGTGCTCGGGCCGCCGCTTTTTTCCTGGAACGCGTTCATCCTGTTCCTGGTGACAGGCGCGGTGACGCTATGTTTCGGGCATTCCGTCGGCATGCATCGACGTTTGATCCACTCAAGCTTTGAATGCCCGTTATGGGTCGAACAAACTTGCGTCTATCTCGGCACATTGGTCGGTATGGCCGGGCCATACGGCATGATCCGGCTGCATGATTTTCGCGACTGGGCCCAGCGCCAGTCGGCGTGTCACGATTATTCCTGTCACCGGGCGGGGTTTTGGCGCGATGCATGGTGGCAAATGCATTGCAAACTGGTGCTGAGGCATCCGCCGGAATTTCGGCTGGAATCGCGCCTCGCCGACAGCCGACTTTACGCCTTCGTTGAACGGACATGGATGTGGCAGCAACTTCCCTGGGCGGCATTGTTTTTCGCGATCGGGGGCTGGAGCTGGCTGGTCTGGGGAATTTGCGTGCGCGTCAGCGTATCCGTCACCGGCCACTGGCTCATAGGTCATTTTGCACATCGCCAGGGTAGCCAGAGCTGGATTATCGAGGGCGCGGCGGCTCAGGGATACAATGTCGGGCTCGCCGGACTGATCAGCATGGGTGAGGCATGGCACAACAACCACCACGCTTTTCCCGGTTCAGCGAAGATGGGGCTATTTCCGGGCCAGATTGATCTGGGCTGGTGGCTGATCAAAGCTTTGGAAGCACTCGGCCTCGCCACGCGCGTCAAGACACCCGACGATCTTCCGATACGCCCGGGGCTGCGGCGCCTGCTTGATCCAAGTGTTTGA
- a CDS encoding PilZ domain-containing protein → MALANKKSILPAAEERRRFQRVKVHLLGRYMLPDRREFPCQIINMSPGGLALLAPGIGNVGDRVIAYLDHIGRVEGKITRIIDNGFAMTVGATARKRDKLAAQLTWLANRDILNLPEDRRHDRIIPRNPIALLTLEDGTKMTCRVIDMSLSGAAIAAENRPPLRSMVMLGKVQARVVRNLEEGFALEFVHEQMADTLEDSVTAR, encoded by the coding sequence ATGGCGTTGGCGAACAAGAAATCGATTCTTCCGGCCGCCGAAGAACGCCGGCGCTTTCAGCGCGTCAAGGTCCATCTGCTCGGCCGCTACATGCTGCCGGACCGGCGCGAATTTCCTTGCCAGATCATTAATATGTCGCCGGGCGGGTTGGCGCTGCTGGCGCCCGGTATCGGCAATGTCGGCGACCGCGTGATCGCCTATCTCGACCATATCGGCCGGGTCGAGGGCAAGATCACCCGCATCATCGACAACGGCTTCGCCATGACCGTGGGAGCAACCGCGCGCAAGCGCGACAAGCTCGCGGCGCAGCTGACCTGGCTTGCCAACCGGGACATTCTCAACCTGCCGGAAGACCGCCGCCACGACCGTATCATTCCGCGCAACCCGATCGCGCTGCTCACCCTTGAGGACGGCACCAAGATGACCTGCCGGGTTATCGACATGTCGCTGTCGGGGGCCGCGATCGCCGCGGAGAACCGTCCCCCGCTGCGCTCCATGGTCATGCTCGGCAAGGTCCAGGCCCGGGTGGTGCGAAACCTCGAGGAAGGCTTCGCGCTCGAGTTCGTTCACGAGCAGATGGCCGACACGCTCGAAGACAGCGTTACCGCGCGGTAA
- a CDS encoding PAS domain-containing protein, protein MKHPSNREFFAYWDEKRGGARAPDRSEIEPGAVRDLLGDIFVLSYDAASGYPFRVAGTRVCALLGCDLKDKSFSALFAPPARREIEDIIAVVAEEMLAAVAGITATSEDGSPAHLELLLLPFNTRAHTPLSLTGLLAPFESEHKQLRDFKLTSWRYFGHPPPQRLVPRALRKLKIARGFMVYEGLS, encoded by the coding sequence ATGAAACATCCGTCAAACCGCGAGTTCTTCGCCTATTGGGACGAGAAGCGTGGCGGCGCGCGGGCGCCGGACCGCAGCGAGATCGAGCCCGGCGCGGTGCGCGACCTGCTCGGCGACATCTTCGTACTGTCCTATGACGCTGCATCCGGCTATCCATTCCGCGTTGCCGGAACCAGGGTGTGCGCGCTGCTCGGCTGTGATCTGAAGGACAAGAGTTTTTCCGCGCTGTTTGCGCCGCCGGCACGCCGCGAGATCGAGGACATCATCGCGGTGGTGGCGGAAGAAATGCTGGCTGCGGTAGCCGGCATCACCGCAACGTCGGAAGACGGCTCCCCGGCGCATCTGGAATTGCTGCTGTTGCCGTTCAACACCCGCGCCCACACCCCGCTCAGCCTGACCGGCCTGTTGGCACCGTTCGAAAGCGAACACAAACAATTGCGGGATTTCAAACTGACGTCGTGGCGCTATTTCGGCCACCCGCCGCCGCAGCGCCTCGTCCCGCGCGCTTTGCGCAAACTCAAGATCGCGCGCGGCTTCATGGTCTATGAAGGCCTGAGCTAA
- a CDS encoding MFS transporter — protein MRNRWAILAVLFVIRGTMAFQFQSVAAIAPLLTSEFGVSLADIGVLIGLYFAPGVALAMPGGAIGQRFGDKATVLGALLLMLAGSVAMAFAASWSAQIAGRLVAGAGGVILSVQLTKMLTDWFAGKEIATAMAIFVNSWPAGVAISLLLMPWIGTTYGVGAVHLSVAAFSFFGIALLMITYRSPADVAVASTASLRLDRNAIICVITAGLIWGLFNVGFAVIFSFGPSLLVERGWSIAAAGSTISIVLWLAVISVPLGGFVADRTKRPELVLVVSCIVFAILMTALPRSGSVILVVVALGLIGGQPAGPIMSLPARVLLPATRAIGMGLFFTMFYASMMLGPIVAGACAKWAGSAAAAFDFGAAAILACPVLLWGFNRIPITLTGVIVGERGGS, from the coding sequence TTGCGCAATCGCTGGGCGATCCTTGCTGTCCTGTTCGTGATTCGCGGCACCATGGCGTTCCAGTTCCAGAGTGTTGCCGCGATTGCACCGTTACTCACAAGTGAATTCGGCGTCAGCCTGGCTGATATCGGCGTTCTGATCGGACTGTATTTCGCGCCCGGCGTTGCATTGGCTATGCCGGGCGGCGCCATCGGGCAAAGGTTCGGAGACAAGGCGACCGTGCTCGGAGCCCTGCTGCTGATGCTCGCGGGCAGCGTGGCCATGGCCTTCGCTGCCTCCTGGAGCGCGCAGATCGCCGGCCGGCTGGTTGCCGGTGCTGGTGGCGTCATCCTCAGCGTTCAACTGACAAAGATGCTGACGGACTGGTTTGCGGGTAAGGAGATCGCAACCGCGATGGCGATCTTCGTCAATTCATGGCCCGCCGGTGTCGCGATTTCGCTGCTGCTGATGCCTTGGATCGGCACCACCTATGGCGTCGGCGCGGTTCACCTGAGTGTTGCTGCATTCAGCTTCTTTGGTATCGCGCTGCTCATGATCACGTACCGGTCGCCGGCGGATGTCGCGGTCGCATCAACAGCGAGCTTGCGTCTTGATCGTAATGCCATCATCTGCGTAATCACCGCCGGCTTGATTTGGGGTCTGTTCAACGTCGGCTTCGCGGTGATCTTCTCATTTGGGCCCTCGCTGCTGGTCGAACGTGGCTGGTCGATCGCGGCGGCAGGTTCAACCATCAGCATCGTCTTATGGCTGGCGGTGATCTCCGTTCCGCTGGGCGGTTTTGTTGCGGATCGGACCAAGCGACCCGAACTCGTTCTGGTCGTAAGCTGCATCGTGTTCGCGATCCTGATGACTGCGCTGCCGCGCAGTGGCTCGGTCATTCTGGTTGTGGTCGCGCTTGGGCTAATCGGCGGGCAGCCGGCGGGTCCGATCATGAGTCTACCGGCGCGCGTGCTGCTGCCGGCGACGCGGGCGATCGGCATGGGCCTGTTTTTCACTATGTTTTACGCCAGCATGATGCTCGGCCCGATCGTCGCCGGCGCCTGCGCCAAATGGGCCGGCAGCGCCGCCGCGGCGTTCGACTTCGGCGCCGCCGCGATCCTTGCGTGTCCGGTGCTTTTGTGGGGTTTCAATCGCATCCCCATAACGCTGACGGGCGTTATTGTTGGCGAGCGCGGAGGCTCCTGA
- a CDS encoding patatin-like phospholipase family protein — protein sequence MLDILIGRSQNGAEGRQKVGLGSIRRPVIGLALGGGAARGLAHIGIVRTLVAHGIVPNVVVGTSIGAVVGGAYAAGHLDTLEKWARGLQPRNILSYLDIRLNGSGLIGGDKLAAQLEAAIGPILIEELPLKFATVATEVRTGHEIWLTHGRMVDAMRASYALPGIFSPVLVGDRWLVDGALVNPVPVSAARALGAEIVIAANLSSDVFTHSTTIYSHGPSTEAPEAVIEPARPKRGLGKFFSPERTMKREFFGGGGRPGISSVMVDAFNIMQDRITRARLAGDPPDLLISPRVGQIGWFDFHRADDLISFGARAAERAIDSIQEAIHILAPPAGNRGPAADKIP from the coding sequence GTGCTGGATATTTTGATCGGACGTAGCCAAAACGGCGCCGAGGGCCGCCAGAAGGTGGGCCTCGGCAGCATCCGGCGGCCGGTGATCGGGCTGGCGCTGGGCGGCGGCGCCGCCCGCGGGCTGGCGCATATCGGCATCGTCCGGACCCTGGTCGCCCACGGCATCGTCCCCAACGTCGTGGTCGGAACCTCGATCGGGGCCGTGGTCGGCGGCGCCTATGCGGCGGGCCATCTCGATACTTTGGAAAAATGGGCGCGCGGCCTGCAGCCGCGAAATATCCTGAGCTATCTCGATATCCGCCTCAACGGCTCCGGTCTGATCGGCGGCGACAAACTGGCGGCCCAGCTCGAGGCCGCGATCGGCCCGATCCTGATCGAGGAATTGCCGCTGAAATTCGCCACCGTGGCGACGGAAGTCCGCACCGGCCACGAGATCTGGCTGACCCATGGCCGCATGGTCGACGCGATGCGCGCCTCTTACGCGCTGCCCGGAATCTTCTCGCCGGTCCTGGTCGGCGACCGCTGGCTGGTCGACGGCGCGCTGGTAAACCCGGTGCCGGTGTCGGCGGCGCGCGCGCTCGGCGCCGAAATCGTGATCGCCGCCAACCTCTCCAGCGACGTATTCACGCACTCCACCACGATCTATTCCCATGGCCCCTCGACTGAGGCGCCGGAGGCCGTGATCGAACCCGCGCGGCCGAAGCGCGGGCTGGGCAAGTTCTTCTCTCCCGAGCGCACCATGAAGCGCGAATTTTTCGGCGGCGGCGGGCGGCCGGGCATCTCCTCGGTCATGGTCGATGCCTTCAACATCATGCAGGACCGCATCACCCGCGCCCGCCTCGCCGGCGATCCACCGGACCTGTTGATTTCGCCTCGCGTCGGTCAAATCGGCTGGTTCGACTTCCACCGCGCCGACGACCTGATCAGTTTTGGCGCGCGCGCCGCCGAGCGCGCCATCGACTCGATCCAGGAAGCGATCCACATTCTCGCGCCTCCTGCCGGCAATCGGGGCCCGGCCGCCGACAAGATCCCTTGA
- a CDS encoding rhomboid family intramembrane serine protease has product MESPPQYPQDLPQDAAPQAPREPLLTLPGPLTAYVLLLAVIHLRVLLPPELENWTVDVFGFIPKRYDSTLLAINFPGGAGAKVWTFVTYSLLHANLSHIGFNVLWLLPFGSALARRFGAIRFFLFMAVTAAAGALAHLVTHEHAVAPMIGASASVSGTMAAAMRFAFVKGSFLSFSRGDADAAARVPALSLMRALRNPRVLAFLVIWFGVNIIFGIGSIAIGSDGASVAWQAHIGGFLAGLVLFSLFDPVPRSAADAADASSSDASHSG; this is encoded by the coding sequence TTGGAATCCCCACCGCAATACCCGCAAGATTTGCCGCAGGACGCTGCGCCGCAGGCCCCGCGCGAACCGCTTCTGACGCTGCCCGGCCCGCTCACCGCCTATGTGCTGCTGCTGGCGGTCATTCATCTGCGCGTGCTGCTGCCGCCGGAACTCGAAAACTGGACCGTCGACGTGTTCGGTTTCATTCCGAAGCGCTATGATTCAACGCTTCTGGCGATCAATTTTCCCGGCGGCGCCGGCGCCAAGGTCTGGACTTTTGTCACGTATTCGCTGCTGCATGCGAATCTCAGCCATATCGGTTTCAATGTCCTCTGGCTGTTGCCGTTCGGCAGCGCGCTGGCGCGCCGGTTTGGCGCGATCCGGTTCTTCCTGTTCATGGCGGTGACGGCGGCGGCCGGCGCTCTTGCGCATCTCGTCACCCATGAGCACGCGGTCGCGCCGATGATCGGCGCCTCGGCCTCGGTGTCCGGCACCATGGCGGCCGCGATGCGCTTTGCCTTCGTCAAGGGCAGCTTCCTGTCGTTCAGCCGGGGCGATGCCGATGCGGCGGCGAGGGTGCCGGCACTGTCGCTGATGCGCGCCTTGCGCAATCCGCGCGTGCTGGCGTTTCTCGTGATCTGGTTCGGCGTCAACATCATCTTCGGCATCGGGTCGATCGCGATCGGCAGCGACGGCGCCAGCGTCGCCTGGCAGGCGCATATCGGCGGGTTCCTTGCCGGCCTGGTGTTGTTTTCGCTATTCGACCCGGTGCCGCGCAGCGCGGCCGATGCTGCGGATGCGTCATCGTCCGATGCATCGCACTCTGGCTGA
- a CDS encoding transglutaminase-like cysteine peptidase: protein MFGFRGQKTGLAIVVILAGLNAPARAGDERAMYASLGDTTRAPIGWVEFCAENPGECRGGPSQPRDIVLSQTAWRDLLRVNRWVNETVKPMTDMDHWGVIEKWSLPTDGYGDCEDYVLLKRKMLIDAGWPREALLITVVRDKKGEGHAVLTVKSDKGEFILDNQNESVVDWTETGYRFVKRQSQSDPNVWVSLGDSRPAVSTASAR from the coding sequence ATGTTTGGTTTCAGGGGGCAGAAAACGGGATTGGCGATTGTCGTCATCCTGGCGGGATTGAATGCGCCGGCGCGTGCCGGTGACGAACGGGCAATGTATGCGAGCCTTGGCGACACCACGCGCGCACCGATCGGTTGGGTCGAATTTTGTGCCGAAAATCCCGGCGAATGCCGCGGCGGCCCGTCGCAGCCGCGCGATATCGTGCTGTCGCAGACGGCATGGCGGGATCTGTTGCGGGTCAACCGCTGGGTCAACGAAACCGTCAAGCCGATGACCGACATGGATCATTGGGGCGTGATCGAGAAATGGTCGTTGCCGACGGACGGTTACGGCGACTGCGAGGACTACGTGCTGCTGAAGCGCAAGATGCTGATCGACGCCGGCTGGCCGCGCGAGGCGCTGCTGATCACGGTGGTGCGCGACAAGAAGGGCGAAGGCCACGCCGTGCTGACCGTGAAGAGCGACAAAGGCGAGTTCATCCTCGACAACCAGAACGAGAGCGTCGTGGACTGGACCGAGACCGGCTACCGCTTCGTCAAGCGTCAGTCGCAGAGCGATCCGAATGTATGGGTCTCGCTTGGCGACAGCCGCCCGGCGGTCTCAACCGCCAGCGCCCGCTAA
- a CDS encoding CBS domain-containing protein — MTVRAILDTKGHQITSVEPDAKLAAAIKILGERKIGAVLVMSQGRVEGILSERDIVRVLGDRGASVLDEPVSAVMTRKVISCKQADTVSAIMEMMTLGKFRHLPVVEGERVVGLISIGDIVKWRVREYEAEQEALRDYIKTA; from the coding sequence ATGACGGTACGTGCAATTCTCGACACCAAGGGCCATCAGATTACGAGCGTCGAGCCGGACGCCAAACTCGCCGCGGCGATCAAGATTCTGGGCGAACGCAAGATCGGCGCCGTCTTGGTGATGAGCCAGGGCCGCGTCGAGGGCATCCTGTCGGAGCGCGACATCGTGCGCGTCCTCGGCGACCGCGGCGCCAGCGTGCTCGACGAGCCGGTCAGCGCGGTGATGACGCGTAAGGTCATCAGCTGCAAGCAGGCCGACACCGTCAGCGCCATCATGGAAATGATGACGCTCGGCAAGTTCAGGCATCTGCCGGTGGTCGAGGGCGAGCGGGTCGTCGGCCTGATCTCGATCGGCGACATCGTCAAATGGCGGGTCAGGGAATACGAGGCCGAGCAGGAAGCGCTGCGCGACTACATCAAGACCGCCTGA